DNA from Bos javanicus breed banteng chromosome 1, ARS-OSU_banteng_1.0, whole genome shotgun sequence:
CTAATTAAAtactttattgaataaatataatACCAAACAAAATGCAttcaaatgctaaaaaaaaaaatcaattttaaaggcCTTTCTATTCAGGCTAATGACAAACACAATAAAGGCAGATATGCTAGTTTAACATAATTGGCTGATTTTATACAGCACTTATATCTTTTAGTCCACAAGTATATTATTAAATGATAGAGAACATCTAATACAACCATTTCTACAGAACtaggaaataaatttctaagaAAGAAAGATTTTACAGACCCCATCTTTTATACCCACCCCAACAGTCTAACTCTAAAGAGGATAAAGCCAATGCCTTTCCTCACAAGAGCTCACGACTAATGTCGCTTTGCTATCAAAATCTGTATTTCTGATCCGTTATGAGCATTGAGACAAGATTCAAATATTCCCAACGAAAGAAGCACAATGCACGTTGTGATCGCCTATTCAGCAACAGCGAGCACTGCATTCAAAACTATCTCATCCCAGGAATTAAATAAGGTCGGCCACATTCATTGGCATTTCCTCCACTGTAGTATTGTAGAAAGTCTCAATGTCACGAAGAATCCTCTTGTCTTCTTCAGTAACAAAGTTTATAGCCACACCTTTCCTCCCAAATCGACCCCCTCTGCCAATTCTGTGTGAGGAAAAGAAATCAGTCATTAGAATACATTACTTCTCACATGCTGCATGAACTACTGAACATGATGATCCACTTGTTAACCATCAGCTGCTGTTTACTTATCAAGGTTATAGTTCGTGCTTCTAATTGGAGCACTAGCTGCTCATCAATATCtagagaaaaaaatcttcctcTGCAGTTAGTGCCAAAAGGATTCAAGGCTTGTCTGGCTGCAAAATGAGATTTCATCAGgtgttttgagcattactttttttttttaaagcagatgaCAGTATTGTGTTTGGGGTAGTGAATTTAAAGCCCATACCAAAGTGGGCCAGCCAAGAGCAGATGTCGGCCTGGGACAGATGTAAAACACCAGGGATAAAACAAAGAAGTTATGTAATCCATTTCGACGCACTCCTGGAACTGTAAACTGCAAATACAAATGCTTTAAGGTTAACTATTGTCTGAAACTTAACAACTTTTTCCAGTGGGAAAACAAGTATTTGGTATGGTAACCCAAACTTATCACTGCTTTTTTGCTCAGTTTCACACGTTGTAACTCAAATTACTCAAACGTGTTACCTCCAAAACATCTCTCTAACCTTCCTGATAGAAACCAGACAATACAAACCACCTAACAGGCTAATATACAAAATGCCTTAGCTGGAGCAtgttaaaatatcaaataatcatgacaaaaaaaaaacaagtataaatACCGACTCGCTCTTTATTCAAACAGTGTGCTGTTTCGCTTATGATTCCACGTCCTAAATTACGTCAACGCCGTTTCTGAGTGCCATCTCGTCATCAACTGCTGCTATCGActcctgtattttttaaaaagtctttttttacaTCATATAACAAAGTACAATTCAATTTACTTAGGGATAAAGCCACTATAACTAAACCAGGGACTGCTCAAATTGCTACCAGACAACACCAAGAAAATCCCAACTATAGAGGAATCACCAAGAAATCACATGGACACAAGAGCATCACTAAAAATAAAGCTCCAAAGTAAGACCAACAGATCTAAAACAACCTGATCTGTATACTGTGGAGTCCACGATTTGGGCAACATTCACAACTGTTTTCCCACTGTGTACAATCTTCCCAAGTACAGTTTTGATTATATCCTACCAAGTCACTGTCTTAATACTTAATTCCCTGATTTGAAGTTACCTTTCAGACAATTTAGTCAGTAGAAAAGCAATGAGTTACACCAATACATTACTAAGTCAAGATGCCATCTACTCACCTGTGAATATAATTTTCACGATTGGTAGGTAGATCATAGTTTATAACCAATGACACTTGTTGCACATCAATTCCACGAGCCTGAAATACAGTGATAATGATGTTCAAATTCTATGtaatacaggggcttccctggtggctcagcagtaaaaatctgccttcagtgaatgaaggagatgtgggttcaattcctgaggtcccctggggaaggaaatgacaacccactcctatattcttgctagggaaattccatgagcagacgagcctggtgggctacagtctgtgcgaTGTAGGCCACAAAATAGTAATGAACTATATACTAAGTAGTATAGCTCACTGTGGAGCGTGGCCTTCTTTATTCTCCCAAATAGCCTGAAGTTGGTAAAGGCCATTAAAAAACCTTCCCCCAATAACAAACTTTTGGTGGACTAAAAAGAGCATTAAGAGACTTACCAACAGGTCAGTAGTGATCAGAACACGGCTTGACCCTGATCGAAATTCCCTCATGATAACAtctctttctttctggtccaTGTCACCATGCTGCAAAGTAACAAACCTATTAATTCAAGGATCACCAATCAAATCAGTAACTTAAAACTTTATCAACATGTATGAGACCAAGCGTCCCTGGCTGCTACTGGAGCATAGCAGACAGGTATAGTAAagaaacaactttatttttagcAGGGGGAACGACAACACAGCACTTAGCAGCTATATTGTAGTCTAAATCCTGCTTTAGTAGAGGCTTCAATTACCAGTACTAGGTTAGAATACCTCTTACCAGGGCAGAAACTGTGAAGTCCCTGGCATGCATTTTCTCTGTGAGCCAGTCCACCTTGCGCCTTGTATTGAGAAAAATAACAGCCTGTGTAATTGTCAGTGTCTCGTACAAGTCACAAAGTGTATCCAACTTCCATTCCTACAGTATTTCAAAGAGAAAGTAACAGTCACGAACTTTCCAACTTACAttctttaaaaactcatttattagATTGGTCTAATGACATATTGCACCAAATCTTAAGACAAAGGACACTGGACATTAAGAAAGAGGTCCACCCCAGTCTTTACAATCTAGTGCAGTTCCTCTTCTTCTTGTGTAATACTCTGCTAGCATTATTACAAAAACCAAGGCTATCTTGGTTTCTGTAATTTTAGCACAGTGCTTATACAAGAAGGTAAAAacctaactttttattttaacaattACAAAAATTACCTCTCTTTCAACATTAATATAAAACTGTTTGATTCCTTCAAGGGTCAATTCTTCCTTTTTCACCAAAATTCGAATTGGATCTCTCATGAATTTTTTGGTCACTTCCAACACATCCGTTGGCattgtggcagaaagcaacaccACCTTAAAAAGATTTGTCACACGTAGTTAGCACAACTTCCACAATACTcaagggaaaacattttaaagtcaaGCACCCCTGAACGTGGAATTATGCCAGACTAAAGTAAGTTATGCATCAGTCGCTGTTAAGTAGGGGGAATGACACAAAACACTTCAACTGCCTGTGTTTAATCTCCAGCAATTTTAGGAGACTGAAACAAAGCTCACCTGAATACTAgtatttaatttttggaaaatctcatagatttGATCCTTAAACCCTCGGCTCAGCATTTCATCTGCTTCATCCAAAACGAACATTTTGATCCATTTTGGAGCTGTTAAAAAATACAGTCATGCCATCATATCTAAATTCTCAGGCATACTATTtgctttattataataaaaactctacTCATCAGCAATACTTACAGAGATATCTTCTGTTTAACATATCAAACACTCTCCCTGGTGTTCCAACAACAATATGTGGTGCTTCAGCCTGcagtttttgcatttcatttcgaACATTTGTTCCACCAATGCAGGCATGACAAGTTGCTCCCATATAATCTCCAAGTGCCAGAATTACCTTTTGGATCTGAAAGCCAAAAGCCTTAATTATTATCCTGCAGAATTACAGGCTTGTGACTAAACTTCAAAAGCATAATGGCAAATATCTGGTCTGCAAATAGCTTTAATTGCATGCACAGCACTTAACTACTTCCAAGCTTAAAATGCAGACCAATCTAACTACCTCAAAATAGACTTCTGTGAAAACATCTTGTGCCTCAAACTTTGAATCCTAATGCCCAGGTATCAGCTAGGTAAAATACTTCCTGCACTATCCTCCACTGTGTAGCAAAGTGTAAGTAGTGATAAAAAAGTAGCAGATTTAGCTGGAAGTTAATATTTATCCCTGAAGGATACTGCGACTTAATAATCTTGGCCTTAATAAAGCCTACAGGTATATTAGCAAGGCTTTACTTCAAAGCCAATAGAGCAGTGAGCTTTGAAAACGCAGCATGCAACAGATGTATCACAAACTACTAAGACTGTCAAAAGAGATTATATCACTGCAGTTTTCATGTTGCACAACTGCATTCAAACTTAGAAATGAAAACGGGTCTAGTCCACCCTGAACAGAAACCTCCAGTTTCTCAATCTGTTACACAACCCTGCAAACCATACCTGCACACCCAGTTCCTGTCTAGCTTTCAACAAAACTCCCTGCATGCATGGACAGTTAAAAGGAGGGCTCTATAGGACAAATTTATACTAAGCTTTCAATTCTTCACAGTTGTGAAACCTGAAACCTATGCAACACGCAAGCAGTTTTTTCAACTACACTATCAATACCTGTTGAGCCAGTTCTCTGGTGGGGGCCAATACTAGTGCTTGGGTCTCCTTGAACTCAATCTCCAACTGTTGCAGGATGGAAATAGCAAATGTGGCTGTCTTGCCAGTACCTGACTGAGCTTGAGCAATCACATCATACCCTAAAAAAAGTAGGATACATATTTACCGATCCCACATCAAACCGTTACTTCTAGTTCACACCATGTATTCCCTTTGGAACATGAATTATGCCCAAACAATAAAAGTGATCAGCAATGAGTATTCTCTTCATTTCAGGTCAGTCCCGAAAGATGATTGCCATCATTTCACTTTAAGGAATACGTATAAGTGCTAGTTTCCCAAAAGGTAATTTCCCCATATTAGAGGGGAAAAGATCCAGGTCTATGTTGAACAGTTAACTCGTTTTTAAGAAGTGTCAACACGTTCTTTTACCTTTAATACATGGAATAATAGCTCTCTGCTGAATAGCTGATGGCTTCTCAAAACCATAAGCATAGATGCCCCGAAGAAGAGACTCCTTTAAGTTCATATCATCAAAGTTATCAACAATCTCATTCCAGTTGCtctgcaagttaaaaaaaaaaataaaggaataaatgggATGAACCAACCCACCTTTCGAAAGTTCCAAATTCCACATCTATTTCTTACCTCGATGACACCATCGGGGTCCATTCCCTCTGGGCCGCCATGTTCTCTGCTGACAAAAATACTGCAGTTAGAGAACTCCCTTCCCCATAACCCCAAAACTGCACATTCAGGGCGATAAAAGCCCTTTCATAACCGGTCTCACCCGGTCGCCCTCCCCGGCACGTGTAAACTTTCCAAACGATCAAAGGAAGATGGTGCCGCAGGGCACAAGACGTACAGCGCGCCCACTCAAAGGTTAGCAACCAGGGACGCCCTGAAACCCTACGGACGCAGGCCCTTCCCCCCAGGCCCGAGCGCCGGGCGCTCCCCTCTCGGCCACGGACCATCTCGCGAGAGCTCCACGCGCCGAGCTCCGCCCCTAACACTGCGCAAGCCGGGGTGATTGACGCGGGCCAAGGCCCGGCAAGGCCTTGCCAACGGTTCGCCGGGAACGTGTGGCCCACCCAGCCCGGCCTCTAGCTGCCGCCGTCCTACCCCTACCCACACCTATCGTCTAACGCTCCCAAACCGCGCGGCTGGCCGCGAATAAAGCTTCGGGCCCCAGTTAATACTATACCGACTGCGGACTGCGCCACGGCTTCCACTAAACGCCGGGCTCCGCAGAGGCAGGGGAAACGGCCGCGATTTCAAGGCGTATTTGGGAAAACACACTCTTTTACCACCCCGTTTTCATACTTTCACCCCACAACCTAAGCCCTACCCACCATGGAAGCTTCTCGAAGGACACTGGGGTACTGTACCCCAAGGCAATGCCTAAAACCCAGAATTCCCTGCCTCCTGACCACCTATTACAATCTCCACCGGCGCCTTAGGACCTATACCACAGAGCACCACCGAGGAAGCGCCATACCTGTTATAATCCGCGGAGCCACCAGACATGATCCGAAGAACCACTCAGTGCCGGACTGAAAAGACAGCCGGGCCGCGCCACCCGTTTTTTATAGGCTCGCGGCCGGAACCCGTTTTCTGCGGAGGAATTTTCCTTCGCGCTTCGGCAGCCACAAAATTGAGACCCTAAAGTGCTTATCTCAGAAAATATCCTAAGCAAATCGGTGTTAAAGCCCAAATTAGGTTATTTGCCGATATTACAGGGCTGCTGAGAATCCCAGGACCTTGGGGAAGGTTGGAACTCTTTGCTCTGCAGCGGAAGAATATTGCAGCAAGCGGTGGGCCGACCTCGTTCCAGGCCCGCCCTGTTCCTACGGGGTTTCCGCATCCCCGAAGCAGAGGCAGCTGGGGCTCTGGACAGGACCGAGAGAAGGAAAGCTGGGGCGCCCGGGGCTCTGGGTTCCCCCGGCTTCCCCTCCGGTTAGTGGGGCCAAGCTCGCCAATCCCGCGGCGCTCCGTGCCGGAGGGGCAGACAAGTCTCTACGCTGCACTGGAGGGGACTCGGGTTATTCCGCCTGTTCCCACCAATACCGGACTTGAAGATGAAGAGCCTCCTGGCCTTTCGCCGGAGCATTTAACATCCTGCAGACCCTGACTGTGTGAAATTACTGCTTCGGAAAATGTCGGCCACCCAACATGTCCTGGAAGGTCCCGTTTACCGTGTATTGTGCAAGGCGAGAAGAAATTGTGTGCTCTGCACATATCTCTGGGGTAGCCACCTCTATTCTTCTCATGTTGCCTCTggtcttttcttaatttctctttaatacAATGCTTATAATATTTTAACAGGCGTGAGAAATGGCAGATAAAATCATTGTAAACTTTTGCAAATATAGGGGTAATATTCCTTGAAACGCCAGAATTTAAATGGATACTTCCTCGCCAGGTACAGCTCCATGCTGCTTTGGAATTACATAGGTTTtggttctggttttttttttttttttttccccctaaaggtTTTTTGAATTGTAACTGCTTGTATATAATGAATGTTGATTTATTGAAACAGAGCAATATAATCCTTGCTGTTTAATTAAGCTCCATGATTCGTAAAGCTCTAGAGGTTTTCCAACTGTAGCCCTAAGCCAGACTCgttaataaaaacaaagagaatagtATGTTTAGTCATCTAACTTTAAAATACAGTCCCACTCATACCGCAAGATAGCAGGAAtactcaagaaaatattttctcattaattCAGAAGGACGGCCTAAAGTAtgataactagaaaaaaaatgactcaaCTTTGTACATTTGTGTATTATATTCAACATAGTTGGTTCTAaatacctcttttttttcttaaaacaattattttttataaagttatcATGCTGGAAATTCTGACCAAAAGTTATACCCAGATGACAAAGTGTACTTGGCCCTCCATCCAGGGATTTcgctcccaatccatccctttaTAATGTTCAAATACAGATTTGAAATAATGCCAGACATTTTCTGAGAATGGAGGTCAGAGGTCCTTGTTGGCTCATCCAAAACCTACTAAAAATCTGGGATCcaggaaactgaagaaaatacTTAATTAGAAATGTGGCCAACAGTTAAGTCTCACTTGAGTCTTTACCATGAATCAGTCAACCATGGGGGAAATCAATCAACAATTAACACCTAATTGTTGAGTGATTTCCTTAGGTTTAGCACTACTGTTAAATGCTGTGGAGGATTTCCAGAGTATCTTAACAGGAAATAATCAAGGACTAAAACTCTGGTTTTAGGTCACAGTTGCTCAAGGGGTTTCAAGGTAAGAAAGCTCCTTAATCTAAAATTCAGCAAAAATCCAGACCCACGTACCCTGCAAgtctaaaatgtatttcaaataaaTGCTGTGTTCACTACATTTTCAAGTGCTTACTCaataacattaataaataaaaaatgagataaagacaCAAACAAAAGACACTTTAACGAAGTTTTGCATATCAACACAGAGCATACTGTTAAACTTTTTTACTTACCTGAGATCTAAAATTAGATGGCCGTCTCTAAGTCAACTACAAACTGCTTCTTTGCTAAGCTGGAACGTAGGAGGCTATTTGTACTGCAAATATACTAAAACTAGGCTTCTATCCCTTTGTGAGCCACAATTGTAAATCTATCTAGCAATTTTAAGTCAATGTTCAGCAGAGGAATCAAGGAATTAGTATGGGTTTGTCAGTATGACAtgaaaaaacagtaacaaaacatTAAAAGAGTATGCTTTATGTCGGGTGATGTCACCCTATAGAAAGGACCAAGTATTCTCATGATTCAACAACATTCAACAACTACATTGTGTGCCTTCTTGCCAATCTAACATTGGTTTAAGGCCTCAGTTGATTTTTAAGTAACAGCTATGCATTTAAAGCACTGTCTTGGTAAACTATTGATACACAAAAGTTTGTTAAGGTGTGTTTGGATCTTTTGgactggcttctctggtggctcaggtggtaaagcatctgcctacaggagagttgggtttgatccctgggtcagtagaatcccttggagaagggaatggctacccactccagtattcttgcctggataagtccatggacagaggggcctggcaggctatccagggggtcacaaagaatcaggcataaCTGAATAACTGTCACTTtggatctttaattcatttattacttATTAATGTTGTCTATTATTTAGTAAACACATAAGATAATACATCCATCTATAAGTGTTTAGAAAGAATTGTCTTGAACTGGTCAGGAACAGTGCCTCTTTATTATTCAGTTACTGGAGGAAATTAAGAGGCTAGATTCTGCTTGAATGACGGCAATGTCCACAGAAGCAATTTGGACAGTGGCACTCACTGCCGCATTCTTCacaataacttttttttcctttgctgcttggcttatgggatcttagttccctaatcatagattgaacctgggcctttgGCACTGAAAttactgagtcctaaccacaggaccacagtgagaaagttggcttaaagctcaaccttcagaaaacgaagatcatggcatccggttccatcacttcatgggaaatagatggggaaacaggggaaacagttcagactttattttttggggctccaaaatcactgcagatggtgactgcagccatgaaattaaaagacacttactccttggaaggaaagttatgatcaacctagatagcatattcaaaagcagagacattactttgccaacaaaggttcttctagtcaaggctatggtttttccagtggtcatgtatggatgtgagagttgaactgtgaagaaggctgagcgccgaagaattgatgcttttgaactgtggtgttggagaagactcttgagagtcccttggactgcaaggagatccaaccagtccattctgaaggagatcagccctgggatttctttggagggaatgatgctgaagctgaaactccagtaactttggccacctcaggcgaagagttgactcattgaaaaagactttgatgctgggagggattgggggcagaaggagaaggggac
Protein-coding regions in this window:
- the EIF4A2 gene encoding eukaryotic initiation factor 4A-II isoform X2 — protein: MSGGSADYNREHGGPEGMDPDGVIESNWNEIVDNFDDMNLKESLLRGIYAYGFEKPSAIQQRAIIPCIKGYDVIAQAQSGTGKTATFAISILQQLEIEFKETQALVLAPTRELAQQIQKVILALGDYMGATCHACIGGTNVRNEMQKLQAEAPHIVVGTPGRVFDMLNRRYLSPKWIKMFVLDEADEMLSRGFKDQIYEIFQKLNTSIQVVLLSATMPTDVLEVTKKFMRDPIRILVKKEELTLEGIKQFYINVEREEWKLDTLCDLYETLTITQAVIFLNTRRKVDWLTEKMHARDFTVSALHGDMDQKERDVIMREFRSGSSRVLITTDLLARGIDVQQVSLVINYDLPTNRENYIHRIGRGGRFGRKGVAINFVTEEDKRILRDIETFYNTTVEEMPMNVADLI
- the EIF4A2 gene encoding eukaryotic initiation factor 4A-II isoform X1; translated protein: MSGGSADYNSREHGGPEGMDPDGVIESNWNEIVDNFDDMNLKESLLRGIYAYGFEKPSAIQQRAIIPCIKGYDVIAQAQSGTGKTATFAISILQQLEIEFKETQALVLAPTRELAQQIQKVILALGDYMGATCHACIGGTNVRNEMQKLQAEAPHIVVGTPGRVFDMLNRRYLSPKWIKMFVLDEADEMLSRGFKDQIYEIFQKLNTSIQVVLLSATMPTDVLEVTKKFMRDPIRILVKKEELTLEGIKQFYINVEREEWKLDTLCDLYETLTITQAVIFLNTRRKVDWLTEKMHARDFTVSALHGDMDQKERDVIMREFRSGSSRVLITTDLLARGIDVQQVSLVINYDLPTNRENYIHRIGRGGRFGRKGVAINFVTEEDKRILRDIETFYNTTVEEMPMNVADLI